The DNA sequence CGATTGCGCGTCCTTCAATTTCACGGTTCATTGCTGACCGTGGATATTTTTGATATTTGGATATTTGTTTCACGAGTTTTGTCTGCCACTGTTTTACTTCAGAAGCTTGAACATCGACCGTGGTCATTAGAAATAGGGCTAATAGTGCGATGATACTGTTTTTAATCATTGTTACCTCTTTACAAAATTAAATCACCATTACTCAAGTGATACCGCAGGATAGCGAAAGTCTATCTTTAGTGCGCAGGAAAATACCTTACAAACGTTAATAGAGTGTTAGCATGTACAAGAATATTTTCCGCACTGCAACATTTGTTTAAACTGTTTAACAATTCAAATAAAATTATTATCTTTCAGTAGTTTATGGAGGAAATTTTAAAATTCTACTAACAATAAAAAAAAGCGCTTCAAGAGAAACGCTTTTTAAAATATCTTTAAGTCAACTAAACTTAACCAAGGGCCCAAGTGAAAGGAATTTTAATTGCGAGTTCTTTCCCTGTTGGTAAGGCCGGCATTTTAAGCTTGCCGATAACTTTTGGGATTTCCCGGTCCAGCACTTTCGCGCCTGTTGATTGAAGGACTTCGTGGCTGGCAACTGAGCCATCAGGATTAAAGATAACTCTAACCACAGCCCGTCCTTCGATTTCACGGTTCATTGCTGACCGTGGATATTTTTTATACTTAGAAATTTGCTTAACAAGCGATCTTTTCCATTTATTCATGTCAGCAGCGTCAACACTTGTAGAAAGTGGCATCATCAAAAAGGCTGCAGCAAATAATATTTTCAAAGCTTTCATCATTTTTCCCGTTTACCTAGTCTATCATATAGTAAGGTATATACCCGTTTTTAGTGTTCGAAGTTATGCTTGCCATAAGAAATAGCATGAAAATCTTAACGACAGGTTTACATAAACTCCCATTCCCCGTAAAAATCATAGCGATAAAAGTGAACTGCATTCAAGCTACAATTTTCAAAAATTTTACAATCTGGTATAAACCATTGTTATATATGTAATATTTTTGTAATTTAAGAATATACTTGCCATAAAAAAAGTCCAACCGAAGATAATATTAATGAATTTTTTTCATTTTGATTTGTGTGATTTGGTTGCGACGACGGCCAGTGACTTCAAATGTGAATCCGTGAAAGGTAAATTTTTGACCCACAATCGGAATGGATTCGGCCTCATAAATAACAAGCCCTGCAATTGAAGTTGCTTCTGTATCAGGCAGCGTCCAATCTTTCAGGCGATTCAAATCACGGATAGGAACATTTCCTTCTGTTAAGAGCCAGCCTTCTTCAATCTCTTGTACTCCTGAGACAACGAAATCATGTTCGTCAGCAATATCTCCGACAATTTCCTCCAAGATATCCTCAAGAGTGATAAGGCCTTGAAGGTCGCCGTATTCATCAACCACAAGGGCAAAGTGAGACTTCTTTTCAAGGAAAGCATTTAATTGTTCACGAAGTGTTGTCGTCTCTGGAACAAACCAGGGCTTTGTCATAATTCGTTCCACATTAAAGCGATGCATTTGTGTGCCGGCACGCCTGAGTGCTCTGAGAACATCCTTAGCATGAAGAATACCCACAATATTATCTGGACTGCCACGATAGAGAGGTAATCTTGTATAGGTGCTCAACACAATTTTTTTGATGAGATCATCAAGTGGGGCATCAATGTCAAGAATTTGCATTAGCCGGCGGTGAATCATAACGTCTTCGACACTGATTTCATCAAAGTCCAAAATTGAGCCGAGCATATGGCGATCAGACTTTTGCAGATCTCCTTCTTCACTGTGAAGGTCAATCGCCCCCCTTAATTCTTCCTGTGAAGACAGGGTGACATTCACATCATTTACGCCAAATATTTTTAACGTAAGGCGCACAATCATCTGAATTAATTTAATCAGGGGTGAGAAAATTACCACCATGGCTCGGATCAGGCCAGAGACTCTCAGCGCCATAGGCTCGGCATTTGAGATGGCATAACTTTTTGGTAAGACTTCTGCAAAAATCAATACCAAAATCGTCATGACGATGGTTGCGATGGCAACGCCATTCACGCCAAATAGATTCAGAAAGAGACTCGTGGTCAACGATGTTGCTAAGATA is a window from the Temperatibacter marinus genome containing:
- a CDS encoding energy transducer TonB codes for the protein MKALKILFAAAFLMMPLSTSVDAADMNKWKRSLVKQISKYKKYPRSAMNREIEGRAVVRVIFNPDGSVASHEVLQSTGAKVLDREIPKVIGKLKMPALPTGKELAIKIPFTWALG
- a CDS encoding HlyC/CorC family transporter — protein: MESAPLLESLETEVWIIIGSIFLLLLLSGLFSGSETALTATSKARIRQMEKDGEQRATRVKNLLNDREGFIGAILLGNNLVNILATSLTTSLFLNLFGVNGVAIATIVMTILVLIFAEVLPKSYAISNAEPMALRVSGLIRAMVVIFSPLIKLIQMIVRLTLKIFGVNDVNVTLSSQEELRGAIDLHSEEGDLQKSDRHMLGSILDFDEISVEDVMIHRRLMQILDIDAPLDDLIKKIVLSTYTRLPLYRGSPDNIVGILHAKDVLRALRRAGTQMHRFNVERIMTKPWFVPETTTLREQLNAFLEKKSHFALVVDEYGDLQGLITLEDILEEIVGDIADEHDFVVSGVQEIEEGWLLTEGNVPIRDLNRLKDWTLPDTEATSIAGLVIYEAESIPIVGQKFTFHGFTFEVTGRRRNQITQIKMKKIH